DNA from Nitrospina gracilis Nb-211:
TCGTCGCCCAGTTCCACGTCATGCCACGGATGAAACATAGTAGAGAGGGTTTCCTTTCTGTATTCGCACTAAGCGGTGAAGGGGTGGTGCGGTAACGGGAACGGCGGGGCCGTTCGTTGCCGTCAGTTCAAATGCGCCGTGGTGGGCTGTTTCCGGGCCGGCGTCTTGCGCGACCGGGATTTCGGCTTGGCGGCTTTTTTCTTCGTCGTGGATTTTTTGGCGGCGCGCTTGGGCTTGACCTTCAGCTTCTTCTCGAAGCTGTGTTCCAGCACGTCGTCCATCGTTTCCACGGAAATGAAGTTCAATTGTTTGCGGATGGACTCCGGGATGTCCGGCAGGTCCTTTTCGTTGTCTTTCGGGATGATGACGTTTTGGATCTTCATCCGGTGCGCGGCGAGGGCTTTTTCCTTGAGCCCGCCGATGGCCAGCACCTTGCCGGTGAGGGTGATCTCGCCGGTCATGCATACGTCACTCCGCGGCACGTTGCCGGTGAGGGCGGAGATCAGCGCCACGGCGATGGTGATGCCCGCCGAGGGGCCGTCCTTCGGGATGGCGCCTTCCGGGATGTGCACGTGCACGTCCACGCCCATATGAAAATTCGGTTTGAGTCCGAGCTGACTCGAGCGTTTGCGCACGTAGCTCATCGCCGCCTGCACGGATTCCTTCATCACGTCGCCCAGCTTGCCGGTGCTTACTACCATGCCCTTGCCGGGGGTGACGGAGACTTCGATGCTCAACATTTCGCCGCCGAACTCCGTCCAGGCGAGACCGGTGGCGACGCCGACCTCCGGCTTGTCGCGTTCGCGGTCGCCGGGGTATTTGGGTACGCCGAGCAGTTTGGAAAGCGACTGCGGCTTCACGTCCACCACCGTCTTCTTGCCTTCTTCGACGACTTTCATCGCGGCCTTGCGGCAGAGCGAGCCGATCTCCCGCTCCAGGCTACGCACTCCTGCCTCACGCGTGTATTCCTGAATGAGTTTCTTCAGCGAATTTTCGCTGATGGTCAACTGCTTTTTCGTCAGCCCGTGTTCTTTCAGCTTTTTGGGAATCAGAAAGTTTTCGGCGATGGCCAGCTTTTCCTGTTCCGTGTAACCGGGAATGCGGATGATCTCCATGCGGTCCAGCAGCGGTTGCGGGATGGCGTGCAGGACGTTGGCGGTGCAGATGAACAGCACCTGCGACAGATCGTAATCGATCTCCAGGTAATGATCGTTGAAGCTCACGTTCTGTTCCGGGTCGAGCACCTCCAGCAGGGCGGACGACGGATCGCCGCGGAAGTCCATGCTCATCTTGTCCACCTCATCCAGCAGGAACACGGGATTCGTGGTGCCGGCTTTTTTCATGGATTGGATGATCTTGCCCGGAAGCGAACCGATGTAGGTTTTGCGGTGGCCGCGGATCTCCGCCTCGTCGCGTACGCCGCCGAGCGACACGCGTACGAACTTGCGCCCCGTGGCGCGGGCAACGGATTTGCCGAGCGAGGTTTTGCCGACGCCGGGTGGTCCGACCAGGCACAGGATGGGGCCCTTGATCTTCTTCACCAGCTTCATCACCGCCAGGTGCTCGACGATGCGTTCTTTCACTTTTTCGAGACCGTAATGGTCGTCGTCCAGAATCTTTTGCGCTGTCTTGATGTTGATCTTGTCCGAGTCCTTGCCCTTTTTCCACGG
Protein-coding regions in this window:
- the lon gene encoding endopeptidase La, with the translated sequence MTSERTILPLVPLRDIVVFPFMVIPLFVGRDKSVLALEKAMADQKNIFLATQRNANHNDPGPADIFETGTIANILQILKLTDGTMKVLVEGVQRGRIISFQDNPNYHEVEVVRIEENIQVAPDVKALMRSIENLFEQYVKLNQKIPLEAISAIANIAEPHRFADTIASYMVFQTSEKQELLDTYNPVDRLNKLISSLKSEMEILKIEKRVHGRVRKQMERSQKEFYLNEQMKAIQKELGKRDEFKSDIDELTQKIKKAKMPKDVHEKAMKEVRRLEIMQPMSAEATVVRSYIDWLVDIPWKKGKDSDKINIKTAQKILDDDHYGLEKVKERIVEHLAVMKLVKKIKGPILCLVGPPGVGKTSLGKSVARATGRKFVRVSLGGVRDEAEIRGHRKTYIGSLPGKIIQSMKKAGTTNPVFLLDEVDKMSMDFRGDPSSALLEVLDPEQNVSFNDHYLEIDYDLSQVLFICTANVLHAIPQPLLDRMEIIRIPGYTEQEKLAIAENFLIPKKLKEHGLTKKQLTISENSLKKLIQEYTREAGVRSLEREIGSLCRKAAMKVVEEGKKTVVDVKPQSLSKLLGVPKYPGDRERDKPEVGVATGLAWTEFGGEMLSIEVSVTPGKGMVVSTGKLGDVMKESVQAAMSYVRKRSSQLGLKPNFHMGVDVHVHIPEGAIPKDGPSAGITIAVALISALTGNVPRSDVCMTGEITLTGKVLAIGGLKEKALAAHRMKIQNVIIPKDNEKDLPDIPESIRKQLNFISVETMDDVLEHSFEKKLKVKPKRAAKKSTTKKKAAKPKSRSRKTPARKQPTTAHLN